A region of Pyxidicoccus parkwaysis DNA encodes the following proteins:
- a CDS encoding DUF429 domain-containing protein produces MRFVGWDLTDPYSRACRPVDIAEVDSRGRVRFSEARWPTRPARSRDFDPASLAAAFTVDSDDVLVVDGPQALARQGATVREAERLLRAPGRTPDVLPELGRPFSGFVRGSVLLFAGLRARGGLPMLDVDTASLSEARLFEAFPGAAWRALAVEKLGAKASREGRERRRAVLEARGLRFPSGELPTHDQLDAALCAWLGWLTRKAPEQVVAVGAPLVVDAHGWMREGRILDLLPVRKR; encoded by the coding sequence GTGCGTTTCGTGGGCTGGGATTTGACGGACCCGTACTCGCGCGCGTGTCGCCCGGTGGACATCGCGGAGGTGGACTCGCGCGGGCGGGTGCGCTTCTCCGAAGCCCGGTGGCCCACGCGTCCGGCGCGGAGTCGTGACTTCGACCCCGCGTCTCTCGCGGCGGCGTTCACCGTGGACAGTGACGACGTGCTCGTCGTGGACGGGCCTCAGGCGCTAGCGCGGCAGGGAGCCACGGTGCGCGAGGCGGAGCGGTTGCTCCGTGCTCCTGGGAGGACACCGGATGTGCTGCCTGAGTTGGGGCGTCCGTTCTCCGGGTTCGTGCGAGGGAGCGTGTTGCTGTTCGCCGGACTGCGGGCCCGGGGTGGACTGCCGATGTTGGACGTGGACACGGCGTCACTGAGTGAAGCGCGACTGTTCGAGGCGTTTCCTGGTGCGGCGTGGAGGGCGCTGGCTGTGGAGAAGTTGGGGGCAAAGGCGTCGCGCGAGGGGCGCGAGCGGCGGAGGGCAGTGCTGGAGGCGCGCGGCCTTCGCTTTCCGAGCGGCGAGCTGCCCACGCATGACCAGCTCGATGCGGCACTGTGTGCGTGGTTGGGGTGGTTGACGCGGAAGGCGCCGGAGCAGGTGGTCGCGGTAGGGGCGCCGCTCGTGGTGGATGCGCACGGGTGGATGCGTGAGGGGCGCATCCTGGATTTGCTTCCCGTGCGGAAACGATGA
- a CDS encoding SRPBCC family protein, whose amino-acid sequence MTAAFYLLLAIGLLGAFDVLYFHTWRGRLNERAECQREVLWHTVRHLIYGLQFLWVPHLRFQGAALGLLAVLYAADVFVAWADVWEERDSRAPQGGLPRGEYFMHVVLSVLVGLYLMSIFHAVWPDRLLPTGLRVDPPAVPVALRTLMTVMGVVALASFARDLVRWFAFRRMPVASLPKQPPPRRIVVEALIPAPVELVWERTQDPELHTAWDVRFTSIRYLPECDSRGFHLMDYRTHLGFGIEVKGWGRYLANTPLVRSTFEFGSEDFRSLILKGRGLWLYERRPEGTFFKTVFDYQTRHGVVGELLDAVLFRPVMRLGTEWGFETLRRWCAGDEGALARGRSRWRFAVFCITRVLGRTPAPEAARSWLGSGNEGRESVTAPSCGELVEVSP is encoded by the coding sequence ATGACCGCCGCCTTCTACCTGCTGCTCGCCATCGGACTGCTGGGCGCCTTCGACGTCCTCTACTTCCACACGTGGCGCGGCCGTCTCAACGAGCGTGCCGAGTGCCAACGTGAAGTCCTCTGGCACACCGTGCGCCACCTCATCTACGGACTCCAGTTCCTCTGGGTGCCGCACCTGCGCTTCCAGGGCGCGGCGCTCGGATTGCTCGCGGTGCTCTACGCGGCGGATGTCTTCGTTGCCTGGGCGGATGTCTGGGAGGAGCGCGACAGCCGCGCGCCCCAGGGTGGCCTGCCTCGCGGCGAGTACTTCATGCACGTGGTGCTCAGCGTGCTCGTGGGCCTGTACCTCATGTCCATCTTCCACGCCGTGTGGCCCGACCGGCTCCTGCCCACCGGCCTGCGCGTGGACCCTCCCGCCGTCCCCGTGGCCCTGCGCACGCTGATGACCGTGATGGGCGTCGTGGCGCTCGCTTCGTTCGCTCGCGACCTGGTCCGGTGGTTCGCGTTCCGCCGCATGCCGGTGGCCTCGCTTCCGAAGCAGCCTCCTCCGCGCCGCATCGTCGTGGAGGCCCTCATCCCCGCTCCCGTGGAGCTCGTCTGGGAGCGCACGCAGGACCCGGAGCTGCACACCGCCTGGGACGTGCGCTTCACCTCCATCCGCTATCTGCCGGAGTGTGACTCGCGCGGCTTCCACCTCATGGACTACCGCACGCACCTGGGCTTCGGCATCGAGGTGAAGGGCTGGGGCCGCTACCTCGCGAACACGCCGCTGGTGCGCTCCACGTTCGAGTTCGGCTCAGAGGACTTCCGCAGCCTCATCCTCAAGGGCCGCGGCCTCTGGCTCTACGAGCGCAGGCCCGAGGGCACCTTCTTCAAGACGGTGTTCGACTATCAGACGCGACACGGCGTGGTGGGCGAGTTGCTCGATGCGGTGCTGTTCCGCCCGGTCATGCGGCTCGGCACGGAGTGGGGCTTCGAGACGCTGCGACGCTGGTGCGCGGGAGACGAGGGCGCGCTGGCGCGTGGCCGCTCGCGGTGGCGCTTCGCGGTGTTCTGCATCACTCGCGTGCTGGGCAGGACGCCGGCTCCTGAGGCGGCTCGGAGCTGGCTCGGCTCCGGCAATGAGGGCCGCGAGTCGGTGACGGCGCCCTCCTGTGGAGAACTTGTGGAGGTGTCGCCGTGA
- a CDS encoding aldo/keto reductase yields the protein MNYRQLGRTGLFVSELCFGAMTFGGEGFWKVVGTQGQSEADKLVGRSLDAGINFFDTANVYSNGVSEQLLGKALGAKRSNVVLATKVRGRMGPGPNDIGLSRGHIMDSVHASLKRLGTDYIDLYQIHGYDSVTPLDETLRAFDDLVHQGKVRYLGASNLAAWQLMKALGISEAKGLARFESLQAYYTIAGRDLERELVPLMKDQHLGLMVWSPLAGGFLSGKYRREQQGPQGSRRAEFDFPPINKERAYDVIDVMDVVAKEHGVSVARVALAWLLHQSHVTTIIIGAKNEQQLEDNLAATTLKLTADQLAKLDAVSKLAPEYPGWMVERQGADRVPPTK from the coding sequence ATGAATTACCGGCAGCTCGGCCGCACCGGCCTGTTCGTCTCGGAGCTGTGCTTCGGAGCCATGACCTTCGGTGGTGAGGGCTTCTGGAAAGTTGTCGGCACGCAGGGCCAGTCGGAGGCGGACAAGCTCGTGGGCCGCTCCCTCGACGCGGGCATCAACTTCTTCGACACCGCCAACGTCTACTCCAACGGCGTCTCCGAGCAGCTCCTCGGCAAGGCCCTGGGCGCGAAGCGCTCCAACGTGGTGCTCGCCACCAAGGTGCGCGGGCGCATGGGGCCCGGTCCCAATGACATCGGCCTGTCTCGCGGCCACATCATGGACTCGGTGCACGCGAGCCTGAAGCGCCTGGGCACCGACTACATCGACCTGTACCAGATTCACGGCTACGACTCCGTCACGCCCCTCGACGAGACGCTGCGCGCGTTCGATGACCTCGTGCACCAGGGCAAGGTGCGCTACCTCGGCGCGTCCAACCTGGCCGCGTGGCAGCTCATGAAGGCGCTCGGCATCAGCGAGGCGAAGGGCCTCGCGCGCTTCGAGTCGCTCCAGGCCTACTACACCATCGCCGGGCGTGACCTGGAGCGCGAGCTGGTGCCGCTGATGAAGGACCAGCACCTGGGCCTCATGGTGTGGAGCCCGCTGGCCGGCGGCTTCCTGTCCGGCAAGTACCGCCGCGAGCAGCAGGGCCCGCAGGGCAGCCGCCGCGCCGAGTTCGACTTCCCGCCCATCAACAAGGAGCGCGCCTACGACGTCATCGACGTCATGGACGTCGTGGCGAAGGAGCACGGCGTCTCCGTGGCGCGCGTGGCGCTCGCGTGGCTGCTGCACCAGTCGCACGTCACCACCATCATCATCGGCGCGAAGAACGAGCAGCAGCTCGAGGACAACCTCGCGGCCACCACGCTGAAGCTCACGGCGGACCAGCTCGCGAAGCTCGATGCCGTCTCCAAGCTCGCTCCCGAGTACCCGGGATGGATGGTCGAGCGCCAGGGCGCGGACCGCGTTCCTCCCACGAAGTAG
- a CDS encoding DUF4166 domain-containing protein has translation MPEASSDEALRAFVLRQRASRRSVTLLADFYRAYPCRMAKVHLLVASAVALGRFWGVSAPFARLGAAVLPVDSLGRPRTAAWASYARACVDGLPLEIRDERWIEAHLQDAAKAREAGHEAAFLVEARAHEGEPLWRLLVQHLEMTLGSRFFDQPALAGAVSGEAAMAHGMAVTLGRLLRAGWSLLQHYAFATARAVLFPRWPDFVGLVGERRAAGLLLSSFITAWAAAGVYRRGIRALHRGQCVGPTAAWPLLAATLGDDVTRVDPRVVRFYSNPGAWAVSASVELRTRTARAIAWVATRLLGQGVSEHGARAFPSRFRTFRRVDGSMHFVRELYCDGVLRVFDSDFVVRNGQLYEVFVEHGLEVELNVRVLEDGGVSLRGRRVRWHGLPVPLFGLCVEFRTHPAPNGSESVDIIGTLSPEGMHENPLGRIHYAASLDEVRATQPPAVA, from the coding sequence TTGCCCGAGGCTTCCTCGGATGAAGCGCTCCGCGCGTTCGTGCTCCGTCAGCGCGCATCCCGCCGCTCTGTGACACTGCTCGCGGACTTCTACCGGGCCTACCCCTGTCGCATGGCGAAGGTGCATCTGCTCGTCGCGAGCGCCGTGGCCCTCGGCCGCTTCTGGGGCGTGTCCGCTCCGTTCGCTCGCCTGGGCGCGGCGGTGTTGCCTGTGGACTCGCTGGGGCGGCCCCGGACCGCCGCGTGGGCTTCGTACGCTCGGGCCTGCGTGGATGGATTGCCCCTGGAGATTCGCGACGAGCGGTGGATTGAGGCCCACCTCCAGGATGCAGCAAAGGCTCGGGAGGCGGGACACGAGGCGGCCTTCCTCGTGGAGGCGCGTGCTCATGAGGGCGAGCCGCTGTGGCGTCTCCTCGTGCAGCACCTGGAGATGACGCTCGGCTCCCGCTTCTTCGACCAGCCAGCCCTCGCGGGTGCCGTGTCCGGTGAGGCGGCGATGGCTCACGGCATGGCCGTGACACTGGGACGACTGCTGCGCGCCGGGTGGAGCCTGCTCCAGCACTATGCCTTCGCCACCGCTCGCGCGGTGCTCTTCCCTCGCTGGCCCGACTTCGTGGGACTGGTGGGCGAGCGGCGCGCGGCCGGGTTGCTGCTCTCCAGCTTCATCACCGCGTGGGCCGCAGCTGGTGTGTATCGCCGAGGCATCCGAGCGCTTCATCGCGGCCAGTGCGTGGGCCCGACAGCGGCCTGGCCCCTGCTCGCGGCCACGCTCGGCGATGACGTGACTCGAGTGGACCCTCGCGTGGTGCGCTTCTACAGCAACCCCGGTGCCTGGGCCGTGAGTGCCTCCGTGGAGCTACGCACTCGCACGGCCCGAGCCATTGCCTGGGTGGCCACGCGGCTATTGGGGCAGGGAGTGTCGGAGCATGGCGCTCGGGCCTTTCCCTCGCGCTTCCGTACGTTCCGCCGCGTGGATGGCTCCATGCACTTCGTCCGCGAGCTGTACTGCGATGGAGTGCTGCGCGTGTTCGACTCCGACTTCGTCGTGCGCAATGGCCAGCTCTACGAGGTCTTCGTCGAGCACGGGCTCGAAGTGGAATTGAACGTCCGCGTGCTGGAGGACGGTGGCGTGTCGCTTCGTGGCCGCCGCGTGCGGTGGCATGGGCTGCCAGTTCCGCTGTTCGGCCTGTGCGTCGAGTTCCGCACCCACCCCGCTCCGAATGGCTCCGAGTCCGTGGACATCATCGGCACGCTGTCCCCCGAGGGCATGCATGAGAACCCGCTGGGCCGCATCCACTACGCGGCTTCTCTCGACGAGGTCCGCGCGACGCAGCCTCCGGCCGTGGCCTGA